From the Spirochaetaceae bacterium genome, the window GCCTCGTGGTCGACGGCCAGCATCGCAGCCTGCCGCACGCGGAGGTCGTTCCACGGCGCCAGGTCGGCGCGCAACGCGGCATACTGTCCGTGGGCCCAGGTCTCGTTGGTTCGTATCTCCGGGTTGCTCCGCCGCAGATCGTCTATCTGCGTGGGCGTCAGGCCGTTTTGCACCTGGCGGTCGAGCTTGCCGCTGCGCAGCGCCGCGATCCGCGCCGCGCCATCGGCGAAGGAGATGATCTGCATGGTGTCCAGGTACGGCAACTGATTGCCCGGATTCAGAGGATCGGTCTGCCAGTAGTTGGGGTTCCTGGTGTAGGTGATGTGGCTGCCCTCGACGACGTCGATGGGCCAGAACGGCCCCGATCCCATGTGGTTGCGCCAGTCTTCCCGGTTGATGGAGTCATCCCGCCACCACTCGGCCGGCAGCACGCCGTTCAGGGCACTGGTGAGATAGACCCACAGACCCAGGCTGTCGGGCGCCGCCAGTTCGACGTTGATCGCCCAGGGGTCGTTCGGATCGGCCGTCATCTTGAGGAGCTCGTCGCCCTTGTACATGAGGCCAGATCTTGGCTCCGCGGTGACGTGCTCCCACGTGACGAGCACGTCTTCCACGGTCATCTCCCTGCCGTTGGCCGGAGGCCGGTCGTGGTAGTGGATGCCCCTGCGAATCTTCCACCGCAACTGGGTCGGGCTGATGACTTCGTTGGACTCAATGACTTGGAACGTGATCACGTTCGGATTCTGCCAGTTGAAGTCGTTCAAACCCCACTCGCCGGTGCCCCGAGGCCCCTGGGTGATGTCGTACTCGAACAACTGATCGTAGATTGCCGGCACCACCTGGATGCCGTGAATCAGCACCGTCGGGTCCCAGACGCTCGACCAGGTGTTGTCGGCGGTGGTCAGATTGCCGCCGTAGACCGGAACGGTGTCGATGTCCGCGGGCGACATCGCAGCGTCGGACCCTTCCTCCGCGGCGGGAGTG encodes:
- a CDS encoding ABC transporter substrate-binding protein, whose translation is MTICKWKTVFAVAAAVLLAATGAWATPAAEEGSDAAMSPADIDTVPVYGGNLTTADNTWSSVWDPTVLIHGIQVVPAIYDQLFEYDITQGPRGTGEWGLNDFNWQNPNVITFQVIESNEVISPTQLRWKIRRGIHYHDRPPANGREMTVEDVLVTWEHVTAEPRSGLMYKGDELLKMTADPNDPWAINVELAAPDSLGLWVYLTSALNGVLPAEWWRDDSINREDWRNHMGSGPFWPIDVVEGSHITYTRNPNYWQTDPLNPGNQLPYLDTMQIISFADGAARIAALRSGKLDRQVQNGLTPTQIDDLRRSNPEIRTNETWAHGQYAALRADLAPWNDLRVRQAAMLAVDHEALRDFFTPEHYHYPGFPVKRSAGKPQYHTREELAAVRPDLARLYEYHPDEAERLLDEAGYPRGEDGIRFETTFITDSGLDENYPAYFAYFEDVGIRVNMDPIPNGGHWGMIGGADGPNDERFTGLAFHNAGGTSFSVLATHFWNAPYRPFYSMGRIQGTPEALEVERLFNEVNLLEANTPEWTEALLDLVFYWQEQLWFLDFGAVHEYMAWQPWVKGKEGMSGLQTYQYHFTKYFWIDAALKKELSGRDADE